Proteins from one Impatiens glandulifera chromosome 2, dImpGla2.1, whole genome shotgun sequence genomic window:
- the LOC124923853 gene encoding RNA-binding KH domain-containing protein RCF3-like — protein sequence MSSQRNSNGKRSYSQSDHGDHGGIKRRNPSGGDREQFAIGQDDTVYRYLCPGKKIGSIIGRGGEIVKQLRVETKSKIRVGESVLGCDDRVVTIYSATEETNDFADSESLVCPAQDALFKVHDRVVADDLTTEQDLGEVPNVTARLLVSSDQIGCIIGKGGQIVQTIRSDTGAQIRILKDGHLPTCAFASDELLLISGEPKVVRKALYQIALRLHDNPSKSQCMLASAVPSVYASNGPFVGSSAGGPIMGLAPIVGPYGGYKGDSRDWPHSVYPAPRNESSAMEFSLRMISPTANIGGVIGKSGVVIKQIRQESGASIKVDSSGAEGDDCIISISAREYFEETFSPVVEAALRLQPRCSEQVERDSGLISFTTRLLVPSSRIGCLIGKGGCIITELRRITKANIRILSKEDLPKVAGRDDEMVQITGELDIAKDALIQVTLRLRANLFDREGTTLVPVLPYLPMPGGDASKYESRDSKRSGRSYSGGYGGPSDLPANGYGSYGGFQSGSGGYEAYGNYSSGRSSTSGSGFSAPSPASRRKSYGY from the exons ATGTCTAGTCAAAGGAATAGTAATGGGAAGAGGTCGTATTCACAGTCTGACCATGGCGACCATGGAGGAATTAAAAGAAGGAATCCCAGCGGTGGTGACAGAGAGCAATTTGCTATTGGGCAAGATGACACTGTATATAGATACCTTTGTCCTGGAAAGAAGATTGGAAGTATTATTGGAAGGGGTGGAGAGATTGTTAAACAACTCAGGGTTGAGACTAAATCAAAAATTAGGGTTGGTGAGAGTGTTCTTGGCTGCGATGACCGTGTTGTTACGATCTATAGCGCTACAGAAGAAACCAATGATTTTGCTGACTCTGAGAGTCTTGTTTGTCCAGCCCAGGATGCACTCTTTAAGGTACATGACAGGGTTGTTGCTGATGACTTGACTACTGAACAAGACCTTGGAGAAGTCCCAAATGTTACTGCTCGCCTTCTAGTATCATCTGACCAGATAGGGTGTATTATTGGAAAAGGTGGCCAGATAGTTCAGACTATCCGAAGTGATACTGGTGCTCAAATTCGAATTTTGAAGGATGGCCATTTGCCCACCTGTGCTTTTGCCTCTGATGAACTTCTTCTG ATATCTGGTGAACCGAAAGTGGTTAGGAAGGCTCTGTATCAAATTGCATTGCGTCTTCATGACAATCCCTCTAAGTCTCAGTGCATGCTTGCTTCTGCTGTTCCGAGTGTGTATGCCTCCAATGGTCCATTTGTAGGCTCGTCAGCTGGTGGCCCAATTATGGGTTTAGCTCCTATTGTGGGCCCCTATGGAGGGTATAAAGGTGACAGCAGAGACTGGCCGCATTCCGTTTATCCTGCACCTAGAAATGAGTCATCTGCAATGGAGTTTTCTCTTCGTATGATTTCCCCAACTGCCAATATTGGTGGTGTCATTGGCAAGAGTGGTGTagtaataaaacaaattagacAGGAATCTGGTGCTTCCATCAAAGTTGATAGCTCAGGTGCTGAAGGAGATGATTGCATTATATCTATCTCAGCAAGAGAG TACTTTGAAGAGACATTTTCTCCAGTTGTTGAAGCTGCACTGCGTTTGCAACCACGATGCAGTGAGCAAGTTGAAAGAGATTCTGGTCTTATCTCATTCACAACTCGTTTACTTGTTCCTTCCTCTCGAATTGGATGCCTCATTGGAAAGGGAGGATGCATAATCACTGAGCTAAGAAGAATTACTAAAGCTAATATTCGTATACTTTCCAAGGAGGACCTTCCCAAAGTTGCAGGTCGTGATGATGAGATGGTTCAG ATTACTGGAGAACTTGATATTGCAAAAGATGCTCTTATACAAGTGACTTTACGATTGAGGGCAAACCTTTTCGATAGGGAAGGCACTACACTTGTGCCAGTTCTTCCCTATCTTCCCATGCCCGGTGGGGATGCTTCAAAATATGAAAGCAGAGATAGTAAAAGATCTGGACGTTCTTATTCTGGAGGATACGGGGGTCCAAGTGATTTACCTGCTAATGGATATGGCAGTTATGGTGGTTTCCAG AGTGGTAGCGGTGGTTATGAAGCCTATGGCAACTATTCCTCAGGACGGTCTAGTACCTCTGGGTCTGG GTTCTCAGCCCCAAGCCCTGCTTCTCGACGTAAAAGTTATGGATACTAA